A genome region from Terriglobia bacterium includes the following:
- a CDS encoding DUF5668 domain-containing protein — translation MDNYQPNRTCYCTRCRSRGLMGPAVLITLGVLFMLSEFGVAHFNRTWPILLIVIGLVKVLAGNLDTTGHTDVIAPAPPGAPPAPTQNSEPRQVDHV, via the coding sequence ATGGATAACTATCAGCCCAACCGAACTTGCTACTGCACGCGCTGCCGAAGCCGCGGCCTGATGGGCCCGGCGGTGCTGATCACCCTCGGCGTGCTCTTCATGCTCAGCGAATTCGGGGTGGCGCATTTCAACCGCACCTGGCCGATCCTGCTGATCGTGATAGGCCTGGTGAAGGTGCTCGCTGGAAACCTGGACACCACCGGGCACACGGACGTGATCGCGCCGGCGCCTCCGGGAGCGCCACCGGCGCCAACCCAGAATTCCGAACCGCGGCAGGTGGACCATGTCTAG